The DNA region ACGCAGCGCAGGCAGTGCCAGCTTGGACAGCAGGAACGTGCCGCGGACGTTGATGTCCTGCATCAGGTCGTAACGCTTCATGTCCACGTCGTCAGTCGTGGAGAGGTCTATGGCGGATGCGTTGTTGATCACGACGTCGATGCCGCCAAAGCGCCCGATTGCTGCGGCAACAGCACCGGCAACGTCGTCGTCGTTGCGGACATCGCCCACGAGGGGCAACGCCTGCCCGCCGACCGCTTCCAACTCTTCGGCGGCACTGTAAACAGTGCCCGCCAGTTTCGCGTGCGGCTGGCCCGTCTTGGCCATCAGGACGATATTGGCACCGTCACGTGCCGCCCGGGTGGCAATGGCCAGTCCGATGCCGCGGCTGCCGCCGGATATCAGAATGGTGCGGCCCTGAAGGGAACCGGCGGCCTGGTACGGCGCTGCTGCGGTACCCGAAGCATCGTTGCTCGTAGTCATGGCACCACTGTAGCGGAGTAATGTTACTGACGAGTAACATAGCGGTGTATGCGACGGCTGCATCGAAAATTGTAGGTTTTCTACAGCCGTTCCGGTCTGGAGCGTCACTAGACTAGCCAGCAGGGTTCGTCCTTTGTGCGGAAGCTACTTAAGTCTGCGCCGGACGGGCCAACCACCAACACAGCACCACATTCTTAAGCACCACATTGTTACAGCACCAATCTGCTACAGAGCCGGAGACAATTGATGAGCCACGATCTGACAACGACAGCGGGAAAGATAGCTGACTTCCGC from Arthrobacter pascens includes:
- a CDS encoding SDR family oxidoreductase — encoded protein: MTTSNDASGTAAAPYQAAGSLQGRTILISGGSRGIGLAIATRAARDGANIVLMAKTGQPHAKLAGTVYSAAEELEAVGGQALPLVGDVRNDDDVAGAVAAAIGRFGGIDVVINNASAIDLSTTDDVDMKRYDLMQDINVRGTFLLSKLALPALRKSAGGHILTLSPPLNLDPKWAGKHLAYTMAKYGMSLTTLGLAEELKGDGINVNSLWPCTLIDTAAIRNMPGGEAMVQAARGPQIMADAAHAVLTGSNLAGKDAPGGSSTGNFYTDEQVLAAAGVTDFRPYSLGAAEDQLVPDIFL